Below is a genomic region from Streptomyces sp. RPA4-2.
AGGCCGGCCTGGTCACGCGCCCGTCCTTCCGTCTCCTCGGCAGCCCCTTCACGGAGACCGTGACGATCCTCTTCCTGCTGGCCGTGCTCGGCCTGATGTGGAACGACCCTGAGGTCGGCCGCAAGACCCTGCTGCTCATCCCGGTCATCGCGGCCCTGCTGGTCGGCGGCTGGTTCGCCGTCCGCCGCCGGGTCTCCAAGGCGGCGGACGAGGAACTGAGCGGGCTCACGAAGTAGCGCCGAACGCGGTCCGGCAGCGGCTCGAGGAGCGTTGTCGGTGCCGGCGTCTACGGTGGCGCCATGTCGGGGATCACGTACGTCCGGGGTGACGCCACCGTTCCGTCGGTGAAGGGCGTCAAGCTGATCGCGCATGTCTGCAACGACATCGGGGGCTGGGGGAAGGGCTTCGTGCTGGCGCTCTCCCGCCGCTGGCCGGAGCCGGAGAAGGCCTACCGCGCCTGGCACCGCGGCCGCGCACACAACGACTTCGGGCTGGGCGCCGCCCAGTTCGTCCAGGTCGAACGGCACGTGTGGGTCGCGAACCTGATAGGCCAGCGGGGCATCCGGACGGGCAGCAAGGGGGTCCCCGTCCGGTACGAGGCCATCGACGCGGCGCTCGGACGGCTGGCGGACCAGGCCGTCGCACTCGAGGCGTCCGTCCACATGCCCCGTATCGGCTGCGGCCTGGCGGGCGGAACCTGGTCGCGTGTGGAGCCGCTCATCACCCAGCGACTGGTGCAGCGGGGGATCGCGGTGACGGTGTACGACCACGAGGGGTGAGCGACGTGTGACGGACGACCGCGACGGACGGGACGGTCGCGACGGCCGAGTGGGCGGCAGGGGTCGGCCGGGGGTTGCTTTCGGTCAACTCTGGCGCAGAACCTCGTTGGTTCGCACGCGTGAACGGGTACATCACGGCCATGGACCTCATCCCGTACCCGATCGGCCCACTCAACCCGAAGGTTCAGGATCTGCTCCTCGCGCTGCCGCTGTTCGCCCTCGTCTACGTGCTCATCGCCCGGATACTGCCCCGGATGAACCGGGTGCTCGCGGCGCGGGACGACGCGATCAACGGCACCAGGGAACGGACCGACGCCGTGCGGGCCCGCGCCGAGCGTGAGCGCGCCCAGACGGAGGCACTTCTGGCCGAGGCCCGTCATGACGCCGCCCGGATCCGGCAGGACGCCCACGAACGGGGCGCCACCCTGATCGTCGAGGCCCGCGAGGACGGGCAGCGCGCCCGCGAGGCCGTCCTGGCCGAGGGCCGCGCCCGCGTCGAGTCCGAGCGCGCGGCCGCCGAGGTCGAACTCCGCATAGCGGTGTCGGAGTTGGCCTCCGACCTGGCGAGCCGCATCGTGGGCGAGCCGATCGGAACCCCCGCGCAGCACGGCAGCTGACACCCGCCGTCGAACGACCGCCCGCCCCGGAAGGGACGGGCGGCCGCACGGACACCGGGCCCCGGCCCACGGCCGGGGCCCTGAACTCAGCCGGAGTGGACGGAGTCGGTCGCGGCGATCTTCTTCCACGACCTGGGCTGTGCGGGGACCCCCTTGTGGTCCCGGGCCGCCGACAGCGAGGCGCCCCGCGTGGCGGGCGCCGCCGGCTTCGACGGCTGGAACAGCCAGGTGTCGAAGAGCGGGGCGAGAGACTTGCCGGACACCCGCTCCGCGTACTTCCGGAAGTCCTCGACCGTGGCGTTCCCGTACGGGTGCTCCTTCGGCCATCCCTTCAGCACGGTGAAGAACGCGTCGTCCCCGATCTCGTTGCGCAGCGCCTGGATCGCCAGCGCGCCCCGGTCGTAGACAGCCGTGTCGAATTGGTTGTCCGGACCGGGGTCACCGGGCTTCACCGTCCAGAAGGCGTCGTCCGCCGGGTGCGAGGCGTACGTGTAGTCCGCGAGCTC
It encodes:
- a CDS encoding macro domain-containing protein, whose amino-acid sequence is MSGITYVRGDATVPSVKGVKLIAHVCNDIGGWGKGFVLALSRRWPEPEKAYRAWHRGRAHNDFGLGAAQFVQVERHVWVANLIGQRGIRTGSKGVPVRYEAIDAALGRLADQAVALEASVHMPRIGCGLAGGTWSRVEPLITQRLVQRGIAVTVYDHEG